In Rhododendron vialii isolate Sample 1 chromosome 9a, ASM3025357v1, the following are encoded in one genomic region:
- the LOC131301112 gene encoding uncharacterized protein LOC131301112, translating to MASPTEPCSSTPSLSIIVESNPSNSRLSELGIKSWPKWGCPPGIYKLKFDAEETCYLVKGKVKAYPKGSKECVEFGAGDVVVIPKGLSCTWDISVAVDKYYKFESSSSSSTS from the exons atggCATCACCCACCGAACCATGTTCGAGTACTCCCAGCCTCAGTATCATAGTCGAAAGCAATCCATCCAATTCGCGGTTATCCGAATTGGGTATTAAGTCATGGCCAAA GTGGGGTTGTCCTCCTGGGATATACAAACTGAAGTTCGATGCAGAAGAGACATGTTATCTGGTTAAGGGAAAGGTTAAAGCCTACCCAAAAGGATCAAAGGAATGTGTCGAGTTTGGCGCAGGAGACGTTGTGGTTATCCCCAAGGGACTTAGTTGCACCTGGGATATCTCTGTTGCTGTTGACAAATACTACAAGTTTGAATCTTCATCCTCATCATCAACTTCTTAG